One Mycobacterium sp. SMC-4 DNA window includes the following coding sequences:
- a CDS encoding RND family transporter, which yields MMHATPSRAEALRRPRFLARWIRRMAIPIILGWLLLVVALNVLVPQLEVVAAQNSVPMSPSNAPSMQAMADMGRLFEESDSDSIALIVLESETDQPLGDDAQAYYKGLIASLQAATDHVRHVQDMWGDPLTEAAAQSPDGRATYATLNLAGNMGEAESNDAVAAVRDIVANSPPPPGVAVHVTGPAPMIADVNIAGESSMALVLLVTFCVIIVLLLFFYRSITTVVLLLGVVLVQLGVARGVVAALAHYDYIGLSTYATNLLISLAVAAGTDYAIFLVGRYQESRTSGATHEEAYYEMFHGTAKVVLGSGLTIAGAMFCLSFTRMPYFQSMGVPCGVGTLAGMTVALTLGPAVIALGSRFGLLEPKRAMRIRAWRRVGTMVVRWPGPILVASLALSFIGLAALPGYQTSYDDTRYVPQSIPANAGLQAATEHFSLSRMSPEILLVQSDRDLRNPTDFLILDRLAKRVFAVEGVSRVQAPTRPDGAPIANTSIPFLISMQGVGQQQNMKLMQDRMEDMRVQADDLGRTIATMRTMYGLMTQLSNVTTVMIDDFTEMQQTVHQIRDMIANFDDQFRPIRNYFYWEPHCFNIPMCWTFRSLFDSMDGISTMTDSFDKALVNMETMRTLLPQMLATFPPMIETMESMRHMMLTTYATMGGFYDQMDEMSENSTEMGKSFDAARNDDSFYLPPEVFENKDFQQAMESFFSPDGKTVRMLVSHRGDPTAPEALARVEPIKVAAIEALKGTPLENANIQLGGTAATFKDMSDGSRYDMMIAILAALTLVLMVMLLLTRSLVASVVIVGTVILSLGASFGVSVLIWQHIIGIELHWMVLVMSIIALIAVGSDYNLLLVSRFKEEIGAGIKTGIIRSMGGTGSVVTLAGVVFALTMASMVVSDLRVIAQVGSTIGLGLLFDTFVVRAFMMPSIATLLGRWFWWPQVVRSRPLRTPVAPQPLGAGGQQG from the coding sequence ATGATGCACGCGACTCCATCCCGCGCCGAGGCGCTGCGCAGACCGAGGTTCCTCGCCCGGTGGATCCGCCGCATGGCGATCCCGATCATTCTGGGCTGGCTGCTGCTGGTCGTCGCGCTGAATGTGCTGGTGCCTCAGCTGGAGGTCGTGGCCGCGCAGAACTCGGTGCCGATGAGTCCGAGCAACGCGCCTTCGATGCAGGCCATGGCAGACATGGGCCGGCTCTTCGAGGAGTCCGACTCCGATTCCATCGCGCTCATCGTGTTGGAAAGCGAGACCGATCAGCCCCTCGGTGACGACGCGCAGGCCTACTACAAGGGTCTGATCGCCAGCTTGCAGGCGGCTACCGATCACGTCCGCCACGTCCAGGACATGTGGGGTGACCCGCTGACCGAAGCGGCCGCGCAGAGCCCGGACGGCCGGGCGACCTATGCGACGCTGAACCTGGCCGGCAACATGGGCGAGGCCGAATCGAACGACGCTGTCGCCGCCGTGCGCGACATCGTCGCCAATTCGCCGCCGCCACCCGGGGTGGCTGTGCACGTCACCGGGCCCGCACCGATGATCGCCGACGTCAACATCGCCGGCGAAAGCAGCATGGCGCTGGTGCTGCTGGTCACCTTCTGCGTGATCATCGTGCTGCTGCTGTTCTTCTACCGCTCGATCACCACCGTGGTGCTCCTGCTCGGGGTGGTGCTTGTCCAGCTGGGGGTGGCGCGCGGCGTCGTTGCCGCATTGGCCCATTACGACTACATCGGGCTGTCGACATACGCGACCAATCTGTTGATTTCGCTGGCGGTCGCGGCAGGCACCGACTATGCGATCTTCCTGGTCGGTCGCTACCAGGAATCGCGTACTTCGGGCGCCACCCACGAAGAGGCGTACTACGAGATGTTCCACGGCACGGCGAAAGTCGTGCTGGGCTCTGGTCTGACCATCGCCGGCGCGATGTTCTGCCTGTCGTTCACCCGGATGCCGTACTTCCAGAGCATGGGTGTGCCCTGCGGCGTCGGCACGCTGGCCGGTATGACCGTCGCGCTGACCCTCGGGCCGGCAGTCATCGCCCTCGGAAGCCGCTTCGGACTGCTGGAACCCAAGCGCGCCATGCGGATTCGCGCATGGCGTCGGGTCGGCACCATGGTGGTCCGCTGGCCCGGTCCGATCCTGGTGGCATCGTTGGCCTTGTCCTTCATCGGGTTGGCCGCGCTACCGGGCTATCAGACCAGCTACGACGACACCCGTTACGTCCCGCAGTCGATCCCGGCCAACGCCGGATTGCAGGCTGCGACCGAACACTTCTCGCTGTCCCGGATGAGCCCGGAAATCCTGCTCGTGCAGTCCGATCGCGACCTGCGCAACCCCACCGACTTCCTGATCCTGGACCGCCTCGCCAAGCGGGTTTTCGCGGTCGAGGGTGTCTCCCGGGTGCAGGCGCCGACGCGTCCGGACGGCGCACCGATCGCCAACACCTCGATCCCGTTCCTGATCAGCATGCAGGGCGTCGGTCAGCAGCAGAACATGAAGCTGATGCAGGACCGGATGGAGGACATGCGCGTTCAGGCCGACGATCTGGGCCGCACGATCGCGACCATGCGCACCATGTACGGCCTGATGACGCAGTTGTCGAACGTCACCACGGTGATGATCGACGACTTCACCGAGATGCAGCAGACCGTGCATCAGATCCGCGACATGATCGCCAACTTCGACGACCAGTTCCGACCGATCCGGAATTACTTCTACTGGGAACCGCACTGCTTCAACATTCCGATGTGCTGGACGTTCCGGTCACTGTTCGACTCGATGGACGGCATCAGCACGATGACCGACTCGTTCGACAAGGCGCTGGTGAACATGGAGACGATGCGGACGTTGTTGCCGCAGATGCTCGCAACGTTCCCGCCGATGATCGAGACCATGGAGAGCATGCGTCACATGATGCTGACGACCTACGCCACCATGGGCGGGTTCTACGACCAGATGGACGAGATGAGCGAAAACTCCACGGAGATGGGGAAGTCGTTCGATGCGGCCCGCAACGACGACTCCTTCTATCTGCCCCCGGAAGTGTTCGAGAACAAGGACTTCCAGCAGGCGATGGAGAGCTTCTTCTCACCCGACGGCAAGACCGTGCGGATGCTGGTGTCCCACCGCGGCGACCCGACGGCCCCGGAGGCGCTTGCCCGGGTCGAGCCGATCAAGGTCGCTGCGATCGAAGCGCTGAAGGGCACTCCGCTGGAGAACGCCAACATCCAGCTCGGCGGCACCGCGGCGACGTTCAAGGACATGTCGGATGGCTCCCGCTACGACATGATGATCGCGATCCTTGCCGCGCTGACCCTGGTGCTGATGGTCATGCTGCTGCTGACCCGCAGCCTGGTCGCGTCGGTGGTCATCGTCGGCACCGTGATCCTGTCGCTCGGGGCCTCGTTCGGGGTTTCGGTGTTGATCTGGCAGCACATCATCGGCATCGAACTGCACTGGATGGTGCTGGTGATGTCGATCATCGCGCTCATCGCGGTCGGATCTGATTACAACCTGCTGTTGGTGTCGCGGTTCAAGGAGGAGATCGGTGCCGGCATCAAGACCGGCATCATCCGCTCGATGGGCGGCACCGGCAGTGTCGTCACGCTTGCCGGGGTGGTGTTCGCGCTGACCATGGCGTCCATGGTGGTCAGCGACTTGCGGGTGATCGCGCAGGTCGGGAGCACGATCGGGCTGGGTCTGCTGTTCGACACGTTCGTGGTGCGCGCCTTCATGATGCCCTCGATCGCGACCCTGTTGGGCCGCTGGTTCTGGTGGCCGCAGGTGGTCCGTTCCCGACCGCTACGCACACCTGTCGCACCGCAACCGTTGGGCGCTGGCGGGCAGCAGGGCTAA